Below is a genomic region from Triticum dicoccoides isolate Atlit2015 ecotype Zavitan chromosome 5A, WEW_v2.0, whole genome shotgun sequence.
CCTTCTCCAGATCTTCAACTGCCGGAATCACCATCCCTCGATCTCCGGCATAGGAGGAATCGTGCAAGGCCTCTCCATCGAGCAGCGAGCACGAAAAAAGGAGCTGGTCCACCACGAGCTCCATCGGAACTTCGCCGTCGAAGGGGAGACCAACACCTGCAAAAAGCCGATCCGGTCGCACCGCCGCCTCCACGACGTCACCGGCTGGCTCCCTAGGCACTCCTATACTATGTACACGCTGCAAATCGGGCCTCCCCGTCCTCCCGTCGCAGGAGCATCCGGCGGAGGGCGATGGAGCCGCCGATTCGGCAACGGCGAGGTGGAGAGCCTGGGGTTCGCACAAATCGCTCTTCGTTCCTGTAGATGGGGAAGGGTGAGGTCCAAGGCTCATATTTAGGGagagctaattaagcgaatgagctaataaaggaaggattgtgggtttaaatataatatttaaatgaatgtggctaattaaagaaaggattatgGGTAAATCGATGGAAACTATTAGAAAGATTGTGGTCTTGATAAATTCTACATGAAGGATTTGAGGTAAAAAGGTAGGATAATTAAAAGAAATGATCTATAGGCcttaatgtgttggggctactagaaaaggaaggatttgattcccgactaaggcctcctttggtttgtaggaatgtcataggatttctataggataggatttgcataggaaaatttcctttgaggccctttggtttgtaggaatggattcctattcctatataggataggaatcaatccttcacattttggaggaaaaaaacattagctaaggcctcctttggttcataggattggaaaatcataggaataggaaagtcatagaaaatgagatgacatgcatctcaaatcctatgcataggaatagaaAAGGAGATGTCCTTTGATTCAcaccataggattttttccattgagtctaggctaatgtttagggctcctttggtttggagaaattttataggaattctagaggataggatttttataggattttttcctttagagcccattggttcataggaatggattcctattcctacataggattggttcctatcctccacatttcatagaaaaataaaaatgagcctagactcaatggaaaaattcctttggtgtcaaccaaatgacatctcgtttcctattcctactcataagaTTTGAGATACACGTCATCTCATTCCTACAAAATTTCTATTCCTACGATaattctatcctatgaaccaaaagaggccttattttcctatgaaatgtgaaggataggaagaattcctccataggaataggatttcattcctacaaaccaaagagctTTGAAGGAATTTTCCATATAGAAATTCTATCCTATGAAAATCCtacaaaattcctccaaaccaaaggaggcctaagactcaatgaaaaaattcctatcctatgcatcaaatgacatctctttctctataggaattgagatgcatgtcatctcacttcctatgattttcctattcctataacatttctatcgtatgaaccaaaggaggcctaaaacGGGTGAGGACTTCATGGTAATTAATGAAAGGATCATACTTAAATGTCATTAAAAAAGAATTGTATTTAAATGAAATCAGTGGGACATTACGCCCCGCAAAGAAAATATGAACATGACTAAATTACGACgtattttttatgttcattttgtagaaggaCGATGTTGCGTTAGAACATGTTCTTCATAATGAATCCGATGTTGTGGGACATTATGCTTGTGCAAAACATCAATTTTCCTTGTTACAACGCACGGACATATGTGCTAGTTAGTTTAATTGCAGAAATTCTCTATGAATTACAGAGAAAAACTAACCTAGCTGTCCATTGTTGCTTTCTGCCTCGTTGTCCTGGGCTCCTGGCCCTACGTATGCAGGTTGGGCACTCGCCTCCACCATTCCGGTGAATGATGGCGGGCATGGCCAGGACCGTTTGTCTAAAGCTCCTGTGCTTTCGCTTAAGATTGTCACCGCCGCTCGCCGGAGGTGTGGCCTAACTGGGGCCGCGGCCACGCGCCGCGCCATCTCTCCCCCCTCGCTGGTTGGGCACTCGCCGGCCGTCAGTGCTCCACCTGCCCGTCTCTGATCGAGGCAGGGCACGCGACGCTTAGGGACACGCAGTTGCCGCGCTTGCGATCTGGAGCAGACGAACAACAGCGATCGAATCTGTTTTTTCCCCCGGAAAAATCGAATCAGCTTTTCAGCGAGAGCCAGACTACTGTGGCCCAAACAGGGAATGTGATGGGCCCCTGGCCTGCTGCTAGCTACGGTGCACTGGAACCTAAAGGCCCTAAAGAAAACTGGTCCAGTTAAAGTAAACGATTCTCCCTAACGATCACTGTTCTTTTTTTCAGCACTGATCCCCGTTGGCTATTCCGGCGATCTTACGCCACCGGAGCTCGCCGGATTCCAAGTATGCGCCGGCATCGAGCCCGGGCACGTGCCCAGGCGCAGCGGCGCGCGATAGCCACTCCCTGACGCGCGGCGCGGCGAGGAGGAGCGTTGACAAAGAAGCACAATGGCCATGTGAGCAGAGTCAACGCAGGTGTGCCTTCCCTAGCCGCGGTGGTTCCTAGTTGCAACCCTACCCAGACCCAACCGAGGCCGACACGACACCCCACTATTTTGCCTCTGGCGAGATGCCCGCCCTAGTAGCACCGAGAGGCGCCTCGATCTCGCGCATCCATGCGGGTGTGCCTTCCCCGGTGGCCACGACCCCCACCCTCACCCTCGTCCCCGGCCAGTGCGCCGGCCGACCATGGGAATAAACGGAACCTTCCGTTCGGCGACGCCCAACCCAATAGGGCCGACGCCTCAGCGGCCGGCCTATAAGATCCCACCTCCTCGACGGTCAAGTAACTCCGTCGATACTCGATAGGATCGTCATAGCTGGAGCCTGGAGAGACGATGCTCAATGGCGCCCTCTTCTTGCTCGTCTGCGCGGCCGCACGAGCTGCTGCTTCGGGCGGAGACGGTGAGAGCCTCCAAAGCTACCGCTATTCCTAGCATGGTTAATCAGTTAGGTTAGGTACATTGTCTTAGCATTGTCTGACACGCGATGCCATGCGAGCTGCAGGCCCGCTGCTGAACGGGAACTTCGAGTACGCGCCCAACAGGTCCCAGATGAACGGCTCGAGGGTGATGGCGGCGAACGCGATCCCGTACTGGAAGGTCACCGGCTTCGTGGAGTACATCGAGTCCGGCGCGAGGCAGGGCGACATGGTCCTGACGGTGCCGGAAGGCCGGCACGCCGTGCAGCTGGGCACCGACTCCTCCATCCGGCAGCAGCTCAGCGTGACGCGCGGCAAGTACTACTCCATCACCTTCAGCGCCGCGCGCACCTGCGCCCAGTCCGAGAGGCTTAAGGTGTCGGTCGTCCCCGGCGACGACGTCGTGGCCGACGAGCTCCCCGTCCAGACGGTGTACACCAGCAGCGGCTGGGACTCCTACTCCTGGGCCTTCAAGGCCAAGCAGGGCGTCGTGTCGTTCATCATCCACCACGGGGACGACCATGCGGAGGACCCCGCGTGCGGTCCCGTCATCGACTGCGTCGCCATTAGAGCGCTCAATCCTCCTCGAGCCACCCGCAGTGAGAACAAAGTTCCGATGATCTCGTCTGTGCTTAGCAAACGATTCTTTGTGACGGAATTAACGTGATCTGTGCAGACAACATGCTGATAAATGGGGACTTCGAGGAGGGGCCATACATCACCCCGGGCTCGCCGTGGGGGGTCCTGGTGCCGCCCATGGACGAAGACGACACCTCGCCGCTGCCGGGCTGGATGGTCATGTCCTACTCCAAGGTGGTCAAGTACATCGACTCGGCGCACTTCCGGGTGCCGCACGGCACCCGCGCCGTGGAGCTGGTGGCCGGCGTGGAGGTCGCGCTGGTCCAGGAGGTGGCCACCGTCCCCGGCAGCTCGTGCAGGCTGCGGTTCTCGGTGGGCGACGCGGCCAACGGGTGCGTGGCGTCGCCCATGCGCGTGCAGGTGGCCAcggcgcgcgggagcaagagcgtgCCGTACAACTCGAAGGGCACGGGCGGGTACACGCGCGACGCGCTCGACTTCACGGCGGACGGCAACACCACGCGGGTGGTGTTCTACAGCTCGGGCTACCACACCACGTCCGACGGCAGCGGCACGCTCTGCGGGCCCGTCATCGACGACGTCTCGCTCGTCTGCATTTCACGCCCGCATGCTCGCCGGTTGCTCCGCTGATGCGTTGCACGTGCTGCTAGAGTGTGATTTTTTCGGGAGAGCGGCTGCTGGGAAGTGGAAAATCACTCCTGTTCCTTCTTTTCGTAAGAAATAGTCGACCCTCCATGCGTTGTTTCGTAACAACAAACTACTCCATACTCATGGAGCATACAGAAAACAGATCAAATCATCAGTTTAATTCACGAGCATGAACGTAACAAGCGGCTTCTAGGACGAATGTCTTTTATGCAAAACAATATGTGGTTGGATGGCTAGGTGGACAGTCGTATCTCAACCCATCAGGTTTCAAGTCATGGTGCTCACGGGTTCAAGACCTGCCGGGCGGTCGGTCGTCAGTCCTCGGCTTTGCAGCTACGTCGCTGGGTAGtcggtcggcggtggcggcggtgtgaGGTCTCTTGGACAGTGACCCCAATTCCATGGAGGTGTGGAGATGGGCTACGCGTGGATGCAAATCTTGCACAACTTCTGCCTGGCCGGCGATGATGGCACCCTTGATGTCATtctcctccttggaggcatcgCTTAGCGTGTTCACCTTTCCTCTCGCTCTCTTGGAGTTGGTGGATGTCTCAAGGCAAAAGCCTTGATTCGGCTCTTCGATCGGCACAATGGCGCCGTCCTCGACGTCGCTCCTCTGTTGGGAGCATTGTGCTTGAGACGCGTTGGCTCCTCGTTGCTCTCCTCCGGTGTTCGCCACTGTCCTCTTTTGATCCGTCGTGGTGCTATGTACCCCGTCGTCGGTGTTTCCAAGATGGTGGCTTTTCGGAGCGGATCGTGCTTGCCATCCATCTGTCACTTTCTCTTAGGCGCTTAAGGTGGATGGTGCGTCGACAAGTGAAGTTCTGCAGCAGTTGGTGGTCTCGGAGATGCCCGACGTCGGCCGAGACGCGGTTTGGTGTATCTTTTTTGGATAGGCTCTTTGGTGTTGTAGCTCGCTTTGCCTGGTGTTTGTCCTTGGTCCAGCCGTGTGTGTTGTTCGTGCTACACTCGCTGTTTGCATCAAGTGGTAGCTTTCTTGTAACTTATATTCTGCCTTCTAAGCTATGGTATGCCTAGGTGTACTCTCGAAAAAAAGTCCTGATGCTcacatttatttctggattttcaGAGATGCACGTTCAGGAAGGAGACATCCCCGTCGACTACGAGGCGCTTTTGGTGACTTGATCAATCTTAAGATGATATGTCGCCTCCGTCTTTTGGAAGTCCACAtagaggtagggtgtgcgtgtgtgtgtttatagGATGagtatgcgcgtatatatgagcgcatGTGACGAATGTATTTTTATTATACACTTCTTTCCCTATACAAATCACTCCACGCCACTCGCGTTCCTTTCCTTATCACAGGGCAAAGTCTAGCATGAACATGGCAATAGGTACGCACAACCCGCGAACCCGGCGAGTAAAAATCCTATTGGGATAAGGGTTTGGAAAAATAAATATCCATACGTTTATAAATGGAAAAATATTGTGCCCATCGGTTAAGCCGGATATGGCACAGGGAGGCAATGGCGTACCCGCATATACCCATTGTAACATCCTGAATTTTGAGTTTTTTTCTTTGCCTTTTCCCGATTCTTTCTTGAATTACCTTTTTTGGACTTACCAAACTAAAAACACCTTGAAATTGGGCTAGCACCCAGCCAAAATTTTGTGAATTTTTGGTGTGACTCAAATGCAAAAACTCCTGAGAGGCTTGGGTGTATTTTTGGTGGTTTTAGGACCTGAACAGATTATGTGAATTGATTGACAATTTTTAGAAGAGCCGAAGAGGTAGTTGTTTCACAACTCAAGTGCTTAGAGAGCATTTATTCTTTTCTGAAAAATAATAATCCTAAGAGAAAGCTTGGGAAAAGAATAGCCTAGTGAATAGGCCGATCACACCCGTGGCCACCCAGTACGCGGATGCCTTGGTGAGCATGGTCACGGCCACGTCCACTATTCACACCTGCGCCTACCGCCGTCGGGACACGCTCGGCCGACGCAGAGAGCTTGGCCAAATCCACCAGCACACACGACTCGGGCAAGGCTAGCGTAGGCCGAAGCAGTCTCTCTGGCTATCGGCGAGAACCACGGCAGCGTCATTGCTACCTGTGAGCTGTGTTGGAATTTCTCCAAAGAGAAAGGAAGGTACAGTATAATAAAGATAAATATTTTCATCAGTTAAgaatcaaggttatcaatctagtaagaGAATCACACAAAGCCTAGTAAATAATACCTGCatacataaaagtaaatacttGCACCCAAAGCAAACAAGAGGGTTCTCAACCCCCTTGGCGATTACTTGCAAGATTAAATCTTGTAGTGGTAGACAGATAATTACAAAAATAAATTAGAAATAAAATTCAGTGGAGTATTTTTGTGTTTATATATGATAAAGTAGACCCTGaggccatagtttcactagaggcttctctctcgagcatagcatacggtggatgaacaaattactgttggtcaattggtagaaaaatgcatagatatggtgatatttaaggcaatgatcatgtatatatgcatcatgtccgagacaagtagactgactccagcctgtatctactactataactccaccCATTGACCGCTATAcatcatgcatatagagtattaagttaatgaaaatagagtaacaatttaagcaagatgacatgatgtagacaaagtaaacccaatcaatatgaataacccCGTCATTTTATTCTTAATAGCAATAATACAAATACATGTATTATCCCTTTCTGTCAGTgggatagagcaccgcaagattaaaccactactgcaggatgctgctaacgcgacactacgatcagagacccttttacgaaactgtgtgcgatgcattaatcacaaacggtgatgtaaaaaaccgttAAAAaggatgcaaaacgtttgcgatgaatgatacatcaaacacggttcgaattttagttgcgtgtgcgatgcggggcatacggttgatccatacgaactatttgcgatgagacagaacaacagaatagacaaccagatcaaggtgtgtgcgatatacgacatacagttcgctccgatgaaccgtttgcgatgatcgaggtgaacacaaacgattcggcgtaataagatgtgtgtgatacccgacaaacatgtcagtaatcagaattgtgtgcgatcattatagacaacccatacggtcttttttggtgaattgtgtgctcgtcagggcacaGGGTTCAACAAACCAATCTGTGAGCGATAATAGAAGATCTCtatcgaatacatattactaaccgtctgcgatgagattgacaggataaatagagataacaaattaatatgagcgaacagaaacagagatatatacaatctgcttaatttagtccttgttgttgttgttgttgttgttgttgttgttgttgttgttgttgttgttgttgttgttgttgttgttgttgttgttgttgttgttgttgttgttgttgttgttgttgttgttgttgttgttgttgttgttgttattgttgttgttgttgttggatggccccgcgacatcgtcttggTGCAGACGCTTCTTGCCACTGAACGTTGGCTTTTCATCGTCGTTGCTgtcatcgtcgtcctcctcctcgttcgaccatcccccctcatcatcatcgtcgtcatcttcttcATCCTCCGACGGCTCCCCATCTGTCTAGTTGTCGTCTGACGACTCCGGaggcggcgtcccttccatgatccggatataatcgaggtctgggctcgacgccggactcatggaagacaagcgggatgattccgatgttgacctattATCGGGCGCCAGACTGCTGGCCGAACTGTCATCCTTgctgtcgctcgacatggctgcttgatacgcctccaacgtatctataattttttattgttccatgctattatattatccatctaggatattttatatgcatttatatgctattttatatgatttttgggactaacttattaacctagagcccagtgccagtttctgtttttccttgtttttgagttttacagaaaaggaataccaaacggagttcaatggacgtgccaatttttgacgattttttatggaccaaaagaagccccggaGTAAaacagttgggccagaagagtcccgggccgtccacgagggtgggaggcgcgccctacccccgggcgggccgccctatctcgtggacgactcggggaccccctgacttgttcccgacgccaaaaattcctataaatacagaaacctccagaaaataacctagattgggagttctgccgccgcaagcctctgtagccaccgaaaaccaatctagacccattttggtaccctgccggaggggggaatccatctccggtggccatcttcatcatcctagcgctctccatgaggaggagggagtagttctccctcggggctgagggtatgtaccagtagctatgtgtttgatctctctctctctctctcacgtgttCTTGATTCAACACGACCTTTATGTAtcgcgagtgtcggtgtcaaaaccggcggatctcgggtagggggtcctgaactgtgcgtctaaggtggatggtaacaggaggcaggggacacgatgttttacccaggttcgggccctcttgatggaggtaaaaccctatgtcctgcttgatttattcttaatgatatgagtattacaagagttgatctaccatgagattggagaggctaaaccctagaagctagcctatggtatgattgtatgttgtcctacggagtaaaaccctccggtttatatagacaccggagggggttagggttacacaaggtcggttacaaaggaggagatatccatatccgtactgcctagcttgccttccacgccaagtagagtcccatccggacacgagacgaagtcttcaatcttgtatcttcatggtccaacagtccggccaaagaatatagtccggctgtccggagaccccctaatccaggactccctcagtagcccctgaaccaggcttcaatgacgatcagtccggcgcgcagtattgtcttcggcattgcaaggcgggttcctcctccggatacaccacagaagagttcgaataaaaggatagtgtccgaccctgcaaaataagttccacataccaccgtagagagaataacatttccacaaatctaatctgccgacacgttttggcaacatgacatcatgccatggctcggtgattgttcaaaccgtttttctttaactagccccgcacataacgcgatgcagtttcttgacacgtcttgtcaaagcagagattgtgtcccccttattacgggattctcatcaatatggtcgtgggtaacccaaccgcgtttaggactcctagattttaggcaagtcccaaacggccacgaggaggacgcttgatattcaccctctttataaagggtcaaggcttttacttttttcctcccgtgctcaatcgaatccttcccccgcctcgagttctaacacccaaagcccaggtccggtgcttcgaaccttcaatcatgtccggatccagcctccagggccagtggatgccctcctccgtcacagaagaggatatcaagaagttgagggaggcaagatacttgaccgccgaagtctcgcatcggctgcctgcccgagggcaggtcgtccctactcccgaacccaatgaagaCATCGTGtttatctcccacttcctccgaggactaggcctcactctggatcccttcgtaaggggtttgatgttctattacgggcttgatttccacgatctagccccggatccCTTTCTCCAcacctcggcatttattgtcgtatgtgaggccttcctctgcattacccctcacttcggcctgtggatcaagacctttgatgtgaagccgaagatggttgaggggcagcatgcagcgtgcgaaggggcattaataagcaagatcgctggagctccgtggccaaagggttcctttccagagatgtccggattatggcaacgggagtggttctacgtcaccgctcccaaaagtgccaagtgggtagcttcccccgcctttcgctcgggccctccaccacaactgatgtcgtgGATCAGCAGGGGgttgagctagggtccagccaaggatgtgcccatactgcagagccgcatccgagatctcttcgagggagattttagtttggttatggtagtgcaagtcatcctggttcatcgagtccagccttgcaaacgccggcccctccgcttgtgggaattcaacccagaaggaccgcacgctattcagaatttcctcggcctgacgcatgaggagatgtacaagtcgttcttcggaccccaaatagagtgtccgggcacctccgaggacgtgggcctgagcagcaaccgcaccgcggcccaagtaagtaatcctctagccgaacacactgtctttcattcatcatgacgtcattctgaagaatcgctttttgaccaggactggataacaaaggcgaagatgatccggtgttcggccccccttcccgaaggcttggaaaatccggtgctggaaaagatgctcgagccagcaccttgcccggtgccgtcaaaggaagatgaaggggggaataaagagggcgaaagcgggcctccaccgctacctattccaaccgagggaacgagcgcctccgtgagggaggataaccaaggggaagaatctgacgttccatcgccccgggggaggaagaggactacctctgaagatccggaaaccaaggtctccaaacgggagaagaaaactccaccagagggtcctgcctcggggggtgaccttgccgcacaaagtccatgcggggatcagccctctaacgagttgtaagtaatcaaaaagtacttaatagcgaagatatactaccttacttctgagaaaaataaccgaagcatttatcttgcagttcggatctgagcccttctcagcagagctcgtcttcgggagatcttcttccggagatgatggagagcgaaacgcctcccccggactccccagctcaagaagcgggcgaccttgaagtgtcgtcgcggagggtcaccCCTGATCCGGTGAGGCCtgaagataatcctatggtcgcccgaagtccccagtatccggctcttgaagagagcaaccaaaagaatccgacaccgtctggtatgcggtcgaacgcactgagggatctgctagggcgagccactatcttagaagagcaccgtacattgatgggtacggtgattgaaaggatttcgtccgtcgaaagcgggttgcatgaagcctttatgagtctactgacgggctttgaggtacgtgaaatgatatgaaTTTGTGGTagaaccgcacatttttaggtgtgccttgtgtagatagtagcccctgagactctggttgtcgtcgaaagcggcggcgaacagaggatcgtagtcccaggtaataaccagaccgcctttatgtgcaggtgtctgaagctccggtggctagccggactgatggggttgccgaactaaagcagcgactggatgcggcggatgccgatatcgagcttgttaacaagcggcttgacaaggcacagggtaggtgatgtttatagtgaatgtcacatagtaagagcagcgtgatgccagtatctttaatgtgttgtgactgcagatggagctgccaccgtggaggccctgcgggcggagcttgcccgagccaaggagcaagcaggagtagtaatgcggcctctttgaaggcggtcgaagagttgagagccgagaaggccgcgcatagcgagagcaaagagaaaatggccaaaatggctgtgaagttaaaagacactgccgaccgctgctagtttcttgaagaagaaagccgggcgaaggctacggacctcgaaaaggccacaatggcgaccaaagacacccgctctgcaatgagagaaaagaaggaggaactgcgtgaagccggggatattgtggctgggaagctctttatgctgcggaggaagttcggcgatctacggtatgcccctctggatcggctgtggagttcggccgacgcatatatggacttggcggcgagcgttgtcgatgcggccgaatacttctgagatcaaacagatcgtgaagtggacaagctgttctggtcgcaatttaatgttccagagcgtcctcttccattgactgatcagcttgccg
It encodes:
- the LOC119303121 gene encoding uncharacterized protein LOC119303121; its protein translation is MLNGALFLLVCAAARAAASGGDGPLLNGNFEYAPNRSQMNGSRVMAANAIPYWKVTGFVEYIESGARQGDMVLTVPEGRHAVQLGTDSSIRQQLSVTRGKYYSITFSAARTCAQSERLKVSVVPGDDVVADELPVQTVYTSSGWDSYSWAFKAKQGVVSFIIHHGDDHAEDPACGPVIDCVAIRALNPPRATRNNMLINGDFEEGPYITPGSPWGVLVPPMDEDDTSPLPGWMVMSYSKVVKYIDSAHFRVPHGTRAVELVAGVEVALVQEVATVPGSSCRLRFSVGDAANGCVASPMRVQVATARGSKSVPYNSKGTGGYTRDALDFTADGNTTRVVFYSSGYHTTSDGSGTLCGPVIDDVSLVCISRPHARRLLR